From Camarhynchus parvulus chromosome 22, STF_HiC, whole genome shotgun sequence, a single genomic window includes:
- the LGI3 gene encoding LOW QUALITY PROTEIN: leucine-rich repeat LGI family member 3 (The sequence of the model RefSeq protein was modified relative to this genomic sequence to represent the inferred CDS: deleted 1 base in 1 codon): protein MELRRGRRMPREQLPARLLLLLLAVAWLWLPAEGRRPPRPPPCPPSCSCTRDTAFCVDSKAVPKNLPPEVISLTMVNAAFTEIREAAFAHIPSLQFLLLNSNKFTLIGDNAFAGLSHLQYLFIENNDIQALSKATFRGLKSLTHLSLANNNLQTLPRDLFKPLDILSDLDLRGNSLACDCKIKWLVEWLESTNTTVPAVFCSSPGQFEGQRIRDLALGDFQCITTDFVMHQVLPFQAVSAEPFTYASDLYVALAQPSASSCSILKWDYVERKLRDFDRIPAHSAVHCKPIVAQEQLYVVVAQLFGGSYIYRWDTAVDKFIKIQDIDSQKIRKPNDIEAFQIEGDWYFVIADSSKAGSTSLYRLNQNGFYSHQALHAWHRDTDVEYVENDGKPRLIISSSSQAPVIYQWSRAQKQFVPQGEVGEMLDVQMVKHFRAKREQFLCLSRYIGDSKVVGWEGQRFVEVQTLPSRGSMVMQPFAVGQRQYLALGSDFSFTHVYLWEEEKQKFAKFQELSVQAPRAFRAVPAADVQLLLAPSFKANTLVYRHVVVDLSL from the exons ATGGAGCTGCGGCGCGGGAGGAGGATGCCGAGGGAGCAGCTCCCCGctcgcctcctcctcctcctcctcgccgtggcctggctctggctgccGGCCGAGGGGCGGCGGCCCCCCCGGCCTCCCCCTTGCCCCccgagctgctcctgcacccgGGACACGGCTTTTTGCGTGGACTCCAAGGCCGTGCCCAAAAACCTGCCGCCCGAGGTCATCTCGCT GACCATGGTGAACGCGGCTTTCACGGAGATCCGGGAGGCGGCTTTCGCCcacatcccctccctgcagtTCCT CCTCCTCAACTCCAACAAGTTCACGCTGATCGGGGACAACGCCTTCGCCGGGCTCTCGCACCTGCAGTACCT GTTCATCGAGAACAACGACATCCAGGCGCTCTCAAAGGCCACTTTCCGCGGGCTCAAGTCCCTGACGCACCT CTCCTTGGCCAACAACAACCTGCAGACGCTGCCACGGGACCTCTTCAAGCCGCTGGACATCCTGAGTGACCT GGACCTCCGCGGCAACTCACTGGCCTGTGACTGCAAGATCAAGTGGCTGGTGGAATGGCTGGAGAGCACCAACACCACGGTCCCCGCCGTCTtctgcagcagccccgggcagTTCGAGGGACAGCGGATCCGGGACCTGGCGCTCGGGGACTTCCAGTGCATCACCACGG atTTCGTGATGCACCAGGTCCTGCCCTTCCAGGCGGTGTCGGCCGAGCCCTTCACCTACGCCAGTGACCTGTAcgtggccctggcacag ccaagcgccagcagctgctccatcctcaaGTGGGACTACGTGGAGCGCAAACTCCGCGACTTCGACCGCATCCCAG ctcacTCGGCGGTGCACTGCAAGCCCATCGTGGCGCAGGAGCAGCTCTACGTGGTGGTGGCGCAGCTCTTTGGTGGCTCCTACATCTACCGCTGGGACACGGCCGTGGACAAGTTCATCAAGATCCAGGACATCGACAGCCAGAAGATCCGCAAGCCCAACGACATCGAGGCCTTCCAGATCGAGGGCGACTGGTACTTCGTCATCGCCGACAGCTCCAAGGCGGGCTCCACCAGCCTCTACCGCCTCAACCAGAACGGCTTCTACTCCCACCAAGCACTGCACGCCTGGCACCGCGACACCGACGTGGAGTACGTGGAGAACGACGGCAAACCCCGTCTGAtcatctccagcagctcccaggcgCCCGTCATCTACCAGTGGAGCCGGGCTCAGAAGCAGTTCGTGCCTCAGGGCGAGGTGGGCGAGATGCTGGACGTGCAGATGGTCAAACACTTCAGGGCCAAGCGGGAGCAGTTCCTGTGCCTCAGCCGCTACATCGGCGACTCCAAGGTggtgggctgggaagggcagcgCTTCGTGGAGGTGCAGACGCTGCCGTCGCGCGGCTCCATGGTGATGCAGCCCTTCGCCGTGGGCCAGCGGCAGTACCTGGCGCTGGGCAGCGACTTCTCCTTCACCCACGTCTACctgtgggaagaggagaagcagaaattcGCCAAGTTTCAGGAGCTGTCGGTGCAGGCGCCGCGGGCGTTCCGGGCCGTGCCGGCGGCCGacgtgcagctgctgctggcgcCCAGCTTCAAGGCCAACACGCTGGTGTACCGGCACGTGGTGGTGGACCTCAGCCTGTAG